One Dromiciops gliroides isolate mDroGli1 chromosome 3, mDroGli1.pri, whole genome shotgun sequence DNA segment encodes these proteins:
- the LOC122750168 gene encoding glucose-6-phosphate 1-dehydrogenase-like, producing the protein MAEQVALCRTQVCGILQEELYQGDSVHQSDTHIFIIMGASGDLAKKKIYPTIWWLFRDGLLPEDIFIVGYARSNLSVADIRKQSEPYLKATPEEKQKLEAFFSRNSYLAGQYDEPASFQRLNAHMNALHHGLQANRLFYLALPPTVYEAVTKNIKETCMSQVGWNRVVVEKPFGKDLQSSDKLSNHLSSLFHEDQIYRIDHYLGKEMVQNIMVLRFGNRIFGPIWNRDNIACVILTFKEPFGTLGRGGYFDEFGIIRDVMQNHLLQMLCLVAMEKPASTNSDDVRDEKVKVLKCISEVRTTNVVLGQYVGNPDGKGEAIKGYLDDPTVPQGSTTATFAAVVLYVENERWDGVPFILRCGKALNERKAEVRLQFRDVAGDIFQGQCKRNELVIRVQPSEAVYTKMMTKKPGMFFNPEESELDLTYGNRYKDVKLPDAYERLILDVLCGSQMHFVRSDELREAWRIFTPLLHHIEREKIQPIAYVYGSRGPPEADELMKKVGFQYQGTYKWVNPHKL; encoded by the coding sequence atggctgaacaagtagcCCTGTGCCGGACTCAGGTGTGTGGGATTCTCCAGGAAGAACTGTACCAGGGTGATTCCGTCCACCAGTCGGACACACACATATTCATCATTATGGGAGCTTCGGGTGacttagcaaagaaaaaaatctaccctACGATCTGGTGGCTGTTCAGGGATGGGCTCCTCCCTGAAGACATCTTCATTGTGGGCTATGCCCGTTCCAACCTCAGTGTGGCCGACATCCGGAAGCAGAGCGAACCCTATTTGAAGGCCACTCCAGAAGAGAAGCAGAAGTTGGAAGCTTTCTTCTCTCGAAATTCCTACCTGGCAGGCCAGTATGATGAGCCGGCCTCCTTTCAGAGGCTCAATGCCCACATGAATGCTCTGCATCATGGGCTGCAGGCCAATCGCCTCTTCTACTTAGCCTTACCACCCACTGTCTATGAAGCCGTCACTAAGAACATCAAAGAGACATGCATGAGCCAGGTAGGCTGGAACCGGGTCGTTGTGGAGAAGCCTTTTGGAAAGGATCTGCAGAGCTCTGACAAGCTGTCAAACCACCTTTCCTCACTCTTCCATGAGGACCAGATCTACCGGATCGATCACTACCTGGGCAAGGAGATGGTGCAGAACATCATGGTGCTACGATTCGGTAATAGGATCTTTGGACCAATCTGGAACCGAGACAACATTGCCTGTGTGATCCTCACTTTCAAGGAGCCCTTCGGCACTCTGGGCCGCGGGGGCTATTTTGACGAGTTTGGGATCATTAGAGATGTGATGCAGAACCACCTCTTACAGATGCTTTGCCTAGTAGCCATGGAAAAGCCGGCCTCCACTAACTCTGATGATGTCCGCGATGAAAAGGTAAAGGTCCTGAAGTGTATCTCAGAGGTGAGAACGACTAATGTGGTCTTGGGCCAGTATGTGGGGAACCCAGATGGCAAAGGGGAAGCCATCAAAGGCTATCTGGATGACCCCACGGTGCCCCAGGGTTCCACCACTGCCACCTTTGCTGCTGTGGTCCTCTATGTGGAAAATGAAAGATGGGACGGTGTCCCCTTTATCCTTCGCTGTGGAAAGGCCCTGAATGAACGCAAAGCAGAGGTACGGCTTCAGTTCCGGGACGTGGCTGGTGACATCTTCCAGGGCCAGTGTAAGCGGAATGAGCTGGTGATCCGCGTGCAGCCCAGTGAGGCTGTCTACACCAAGATGATGACCAAGAAGCCAGGGATGTTCTTCAACCCTGAAGAGTCGGAGCTGGACCTGACCTATGGCAACAGATACAAAGATGTGAAGCTGCCTGATGCTTATGAGCGCCTCATCCTGGACGTCCTCTGTGGGAGCCAGATGCATTTTGTGCGCAGTGACGAGCTTCGGGAAGCCTGGAGGATCTTTACACCGCTGCTGCACCACATCGAGAGGGAAAAGATCCAGCCCATCGCCTATGTCTATGGCAGCCGAGGCCCTCCCGAAGCGGATGAGCTGATGAAGAAAGTGGGCTTCCAGTACCAGGGTACCTACAAGTGGGTCAACCCCCACAAGCTCTGA